A window from Plasmodium cynomolgi strain B DNA, chromosome 7, whole genome shotgun sequence encodes these proteins:
- a CDS encoding cAMP-dependent protein kinase catalytic subunit (putative) has protein sequence MIQFLKNLQLHKKKDSGSTKEPKRENKMKYEDFNFIRTLGTGSFGRVILATYKNEDFPPVAIKRFEKSKIIKQKQVDHVFSERKILNYISHPFCVNLYGSFKDESYLYLVLEFVIGGEFFTFLRRNKRFPNDVGCFYAAQIVLIFEYLQSLNIVYRDLKPENLLLDKDGFIKMTDFGFAKVVDTRTYTLCGTPEYIAPEILLNIGHGKAADWWTLGIFIYEILVGCPPFYANEPLLIYQKILEGIIYFPKFLDTNCKHLMKKLLSHDLTKRYGNLKKGAQNVKEHPWFGNIDWVSLLHKNVDVPYKPKYKNIFDSSNFERVQEDLTIADKITNENDPFFDW, from the exons ATGATCCAGTTTTTGAAAAACCTGCAGCTGCACAAGAAGAAGGACAGTGGAAGTACTAAAGAGCCaaagagagaaaataaaatgaaatatgaggactttaattttattcgaACTCTTGGCACAG GTTCCTTCGGGAGAGTGATTCTCGCGACGTACAAGAATGAGGACTTCCCCCCGGTGGCCATCAAGCGATTtgagaaaagcaaaattatcAAGCAGAAGCAAGTCGACCATGTCTTCTCAGAGAGGAAGATCCTAAACTACATCAGCCACCCGTTCTGC GTCAACTTATATGGGTCGTTCAAAGACGAGTCCTACTTATACCTCGTGTTGGAGTTTGTAATTGGGGGAGAGTTTTTTACCTTCCTAAGAAGAAACAAGCGCTTCCCCAACGACGTGGGGTGCTTTTACGCGGCGCAGATCGTTTTGATATTTGAGTACCTCCAGAGTTTGAATATCGTGTACAG AGACCTGAAGCCGGAGAACCTACTGCTCGACAAGGATgggttcataaaaatgactGACTTTGGATTCGCAAAAGTGGTGGACACGCGAACGTATACCCTGTGCGGGACCCCCGAATACATTGCGCCGGAGATCCTTCTCAACATCGGGCATGGCAAGGCG gcaGACTGGTGGACCTTGGGTATCTTCATTTATGAGATCCTGGTAGGATGTCCCCCCTTCTACGCAAACGAGCCCCTGCTgatttatcaaaaaattctGGAGGGAATAATATACTTCCCCAAATTTTTGGACACCAACTGCAAGCATCTcatgaagaaattattgTCTCATGACTTAACCAAGAGATACGGGAACCTAAAGAAAGGAGCTCAAAACGTGAAGGAGCATCCGTGGTTTGGGAATATTGATTGGGTTAGTTTGCTGCACAAGAATGTAGACGTGCCTTACAAGCcaaaatacaaaaacattTTCGACTCCTCAAACTTCGAGAGGGTGCAGGAGGACTTAACCATTGCGGATAAAATTACGAACGAGAACGACCCCTTCTTTGACTGGTAG
- a CDS encoding U2 small nuclear ribonucleoprotein B'' (putative) produces MSALFNLESMITVIILCICTCTYLKPRFPNVFDNKKGGFLGTLGKFAVIGDRLSLYVSVACVILAFVNLMDPFDIPPNQTLYVNNLEEKINVKDLRDLLFEFFCPYGNVLDVVIKKANQSRGQAFVVFNTIASSTLAYKNLKGKLFLNKQININYAKTKSRIVEKLEGTYKPITNYKSETGYGSSTANVFTLFIQNLPNEINKNALEILFNQYPGFCEVRHIPGRNVAFVDFSSYQNGEVAMNGLQSFKVTPQHPIKISWSA; encoded by the exons ATGTCGGCACTGTTTAACTTGGAGTCTATGATCACCGTTATCATTCTGTGCATTTGCACATGTACCTACCTGAAGCCGCGGTTCCCCAACGTCTTCGACAACAAGAAAGGTGGGTTCCTCGGGACGCTTGGCAAGTTCGCAGTCATCGGGGACCGCCTGTCCTTATACGTGTCCGTGGCCTGCGTCATCCTGGCCTTCGTCAACCT CATGGACCCATTCGACATCCCACCCAACCAAACACTGTACGTGAATAacttggaggaaaaaataaacgtcaAGGATTTGAGAGACCTGTTGTTCGAGTTCTTCTGTCCCTATGGGAACGTACTAGACGTGGTTATAAAGAAAGCCAACCAGTCCAGAGGACAGGCCTTTGTCGTTTTCAACACCATCGCATCCTCCACCCTGGCCTACAAAAACCTGAAGGGGAAGCTCTTCCTCAACAAGCAAATAAACATTAACTATGCGAAGACCAAGTCCAGGATTGTAGAAAAACTTGAAGGAACATACAAACCAATTACCAATTACAAATCCGAAACAGGCTACGGAAGTAGTACAGCCAATGTCTTCACCCTCTTTATCCAAAACCTACCCAACGAAATCAACAAAAACGCTTTGGAAATCCTGTTTAATCAGTACCCAGGGTTTTGTGAAGTGAGACATATTCCTGGAAGGAACGTAGCCTTTGTGGACTTCAGCTCttatcaaaatggggaagttgCGATGAACGGCTTGCAGAGCTTCAAGGTGACTCCCCAGCACCCGATCAAAATTTCGTGGTCCGCCTGA
- a CDS encoding hypothetical protein (putative), protein MRDEPLLPPFCATSARSQAKRSQAKRRTPKYTYENFKMENEFFFNSHAKMRNMYNNILTSSNSFDVFDVNGATDVMGVTDVMDVTDVMGVTDVMDVTDVTDVMDVPDVMDLPDDPDAPHAPDTPDVPDDDVKGSCSARCSERRGGSASTCRHEEELAQRGDECTWPSVESNPERTYAQPLREEESASLLRHTSRYSSLCLYSTNQTVHGTCYNREHTKCSIQKRKTFAKCRMLKMDGRYTNYYARVQGKKRNRVCLKRKKKKTVRGGALTGEMNKRDITLFEDHPLEDVGKFEKVSSSIHAYPRGRSAHMVFHPEEAHLERVLPSEDTLDKPNRDKYLAYISHSIIRQGRKVSCFEKNADRMLDLVELVLYNRMKEAFFLKERICDKDRYKELCPEVFFFDNDDDLIETMDRNCRFLPKVPAKENLTTYRGPSPSSIFGEHYSTYKYFFKLVKVDIKLYRWPDPYDAVNTVQNKRLKKLSCSDLLYSYKTGVNYPCGNDIRRATKVDNAGETKKKKKEKKKYLLPFLQSAPTREDNEEMQHTEYISVNRIPPDLIQLLKYRNVTLG, encoded by the exons ATGCGGGACGAGCCCCTACTACCCCCCTTCTGCGCCACGAGCGCACGCAGCCAGGCAAAACGCAGCCAGGCCAAGCGAAGAACGCCCAAGTACACTTACGAAAATTTCAAGATGGagaatgaattttttttcaactctcATGCAAAGATGAGGAACATGTACAATAACATACTAACTAGCAGCAACTCCTTTGATGTGTTTGATGTGAACGGTGCGACTGACGTGATGGGTGTGACTGACGTGATGGACGTGACTGACGTGATGGGTGTGACTGACGTGATGGACGTGACTGACGTGACTGACGTGATGGACGTGCCAGACGTGATGGATCTTCCTGATGATCCTGACGCTCCTCACGCTCCTGACACTCCTGACGTGCCTGATGATGACGTTAAGGGTAGCTGCTCGGCAAGGTGCTCGGAGCGGAGAGGGGGGAGCGCTTCCACGTGCAGACATGAGGAGGAATTAGCACAACGAGGGGATGAATGCACGTGGCCATCGGTCGAGTCCAACCCAGAAAGAACCTACGCACAACCTCTGAGAGAGGAAGAGTCTGCTTCACTCCTGCGTCACACAAGTCGTTACAGCAGTCTGTGTCTCTATTCGACCAACCAGACGGTGCATGGCACATGCTACAACAGAGAGCATACAAAATGTAGcattcaaaaaaggaagacctTCGCAAAATGCAGGatgttaaaaatggatgGAAGGTATACAAATTATTACGCCCGTGTtcaggggaagaagcgtaACAGGGTGTGccttaaaaggaaaaaaaagaaaacagtgCGAGGGGGTGCTCTCACAGGGGAGATGAACAAAAGGGACATCACACTATTTGAAGACCATCCGTTGGAGGATGTGGGGAAATTTGAAAAGGTCTCATCTTCGATCCATGCATATCCTAGGGGAAGGAGTGCACACATGGTCTTCCACCCTGAGGAGGCACACCTCGAGAGGGTACTCCCGTCAGAGGATACGCTCGACAAACCCAACAGGGACAAGTACCTCGCGTACATCTCCCATTCGATAATAAGACAAGGTCGAAAAGTCAGCtgcttcgaaaaaaatgcagatcGAATGCTCGATTTGGTGGAACTTGTGCTTTACAACAGAATGAaggaagctttttttttaaaggagaGGATCTGCGACAAAGACAGATATAAAGAACTGTGTCCCGAagtcttcttcttcgacaACGATG ACGACCTCATCGAAACAATGGACCGGAACTGCCGATTCCTGCCAAAGGTGCCAGCCAAAGAAAATCTAACCACCTACCGAGGCCCCTCTCCATCCAGCATCTTCGGAGAACACTACTCCACATACAAATACTTCTTCAAACTTGTGAAGGTAGACATAAAGCTTTATAGATGGCCCGACCCCTACGATGCAGTAAACactgtacaaaataaacgtTTGAAAAAGTTGAGCTGTTCTGATCTGCTATATAGTTACAAAACGGGAGTGAATTATCCATGTGGGAATGACATACGAAGGGCCACCAAAGTGGACAATGCGGGGGagacgaaaaagaagaaaaaggagaaaaagaaatatttgctTCCTTTCCTCCAGTCTGCTCCTACGAGAGAGGACAATGAGGAGATGCAACACACGGAATATATAAGCGTGAACAGAATTCCCCCCGATTTAATTCAGCTTTTAAAGTACAGAAATGTGACACTGGGGTGA
- a CDS encoding cacuolar protein sorting 33A (putative), with the protein MDVTDALRQQERTQLLNIFKRFKGDKCLFFEKSLHIILNVVLNDDDINKERIEHVFLLDNETEVNVSKLDKVPNILFFLRPHFYEIENVFKVIERVEKCESGKLGGGKLGGGQLGGGKLRGGQLGEDAPGGGRKYSLVFIPYMTPMCEAEIVKHNLLDIHIHVIVFPLYFFPLYNDVFSLEIKGLYKEYYVDSDFTHLLMCSFSLMFLQHLFHGVFKSIKSLGHVSHSIVEQLIQLRKEIVAMNFDIQTPNKFDEDFLDILTNLQNMQDVRHLGDSGQPPVIPVKYALHKIFLSERARRRTRRRSPRTSRETFDKGNQKGTAQGRTLHGGKKNRGDKSPTGSCAEEGDEDEAEDEAEDEADYDDDDDGGDDDGEGGSDGDDNRDGDDSRDGDDNRDGDDNHDGDDNHDGDDNHDGDDNHDGDDDNGEQRDAAEGDPPGRSEEAPNGALKKTREGEEHAPGERPRRRNEQSIKEMPSQGTLVDMGGVPNERVNIDSASDLSRNSRGGIKKRDISNSGGRDGNKSSSSLGRSDGKREEGISPSRGRKAGETKQTIQGGRRKGSPRSRPSKGSTKRVINSMEKKRTDSEEETHLVNEDYESGSEGTGPNFMAKEDNTNFLMKKNEKQEMKRRTKREKSYLQEKLGISNFNFLLSVSTKIDSCVIIDRRIDMVTPFCTPFTYEGLLDHLFGISNLQIEVPRYIIFNEMSTPGGEKKTQEKQHNDDVLKNMMVRIKLKNSVDVLYNDIKDLSPNQVGFYLHNKASEIQKTYKEKDTLKDIEEINNFLKKIKVKHYEHNSLSTHVNLASFILTTMKKEENFNKLKLEDEIIQLNNTSNRTTLHKIVQQIQHLIYSNIDIFEVYRLLCLFSVVTNGFGETYTNELKKDIIENYGIKELSRINKLHMCSILKSQSKQKFIWSHLRNHFNLLSNEQNDISYVCNGYAPLSVRLIEYMGILKNNMQAFPEIFNLLSGPTLDIVQNAVGYGKFGVDTGKKAPWGADEDVEGQKDVVLLFYVGGISYAEIAAIRNLNRHSRAYHYLIFTTEVISSRRLLQGLAAP; encoded by the coding sequence ATGGACGTGACGGATGCGCTGAGGCAGCAGGAACGAACCCAGCTGCTTAACATATTCAAACGCTTCAAAGGGGAtaagtgcctttttttcgagAAATCACTCCATATCATCCTCAACGTGGTCCTAAACGACGATGATATTAACAAAGAACGAATAGAACATGTATTCCTACTGGACAATGAAACAGAAGTTAATGTAAGCAAGCTGGATAAGGTCCCCAACATCCTATTCTTTTTGCGaccccatttttatgaaatcgAAAATGTCTTTAAGGTAATTGAAAGGGTTGAAAAGTGTGAGAGCGGAAAGctcgggggggggaagcttGGTGGGGGCCAGCTCGGAGGGGGCAAGCTCAGAGGGGGCCAGCTCGGGGAGGACGCCCCCGGGGGGGGTAGAAAGTACTCCCTCGTCTTCATTCCGTATATGACTCCAATGTGCGAAGCGGAAATCGTAAAGCACAACCTGCTGGATATCCACATCCACGTGATTGTCTTCCCCCTTTACTTCTTCCCACTGTACAATGACGTATTCAGCCTAGAGATAAAGGGACTGTACAAGGAGTATTACGTGGATAGCGATTTCACCCACCTACTAATGTGCTCCTTCAGCCTTATGTTCTTACAACACCTCTTTCATGGAGTCTTCAAAAGCATCAAATCGTTGGGACATGTGTCTCACTCCATAGTGGAACAATTAATCCAGCTGAGAAAGGAAATAGTAGCGATGAATTTCGATATCCAGACTCCCAACAAATTTGATGAAGATTTCTTAGACATATTGACCAACTTACAAAATATGCAAGACGTTAGACATCTGGGGGATTCAGGACAACCACCTGTCATCCCGGTGAAGTACGCTCtgcataaaattttcctctCGGAGCGCGCCCGCCGCAGGACTAGGAGGAGGAGTCCCAGGACCAGCAGGGAGACCTTCGATAAAGGCAACCAGAAAGGGACCGCTCAAGGGAGGACCCTccatggggggaagaaaaatagggGAGATAAATCCCCAACGGGGAGCTGCGCGGAGGAGGGAGATGAGGATGAAGCTGAAGATGAGGCTGAAGATGAAGCTGActatgatgatgatgatgatggcGGTGACGATGACGGTGAAGGTGGCAGCGACGGTGATGATAACCGTGACGGTGATGATAGCCGTGACGGTGATGATAACCGTGATGGTGATGATAACCATGACGGTGATGATAACCATGACGGTGATGATAACCATGACGGTGATGATAACCATGACGGTGATGATGACAACGGCGAGCAACGCGATGCGGCGGAGGGAGACCCCCCCGGGCGGAGCGAAGAAGCGCCAAACGGAGcgctaaaaaaaacacgcgagggggaggaacaCGCACCGGGGGAGCGACCAAGAAGGCGAAACGAACAATCGATTAAGGAAATGCCATCACAGGGAACACTCGTAGATATGGGAGGAGTGCCAAACGAACGGGTAAATATCGACTCTGCTTCGGATCTGTCAAGGAACTCCAGAGGggggattaaaaaaagagacatCTCGAACAGTGGCGGAAGGGATGGAAACAAAAGTTCAAGCTCCTTAGGGAGAAGTGACGGGAAGAGGGAGGAGGGCATATCCCCCAGTAGAGGGCGTAAAGCAGGGGAGACAAAGCAAACCatacagggggggaggaggaagggaAGCCCACGTAGCCGTCCCTCCAAAGGGTCAACCAAAAGGGTAATCAACTcaatggagaagaaaagaacaGACTCAGAGGAAGAGACACATTTGGTGAACGAAGACTACGAGAGCGGCTCGGAGGGAACGGGTCCTAATTTTATGGCTAAGGAAGATAATACGAATTTcctaatgaaaaaaaacgagaagCAGGAGATGAAACGGAGgaccaaaagggagaaaagctACCTACAGGAGAAGCTAGGCATATcgaattttaatttcctgCTTAGCGTTTCCACTAAGATTGACTCCTGTGTAATCATCGATCGGAGAATAGACATGGTGACTCCCTTTTGCACCCCCTTCACATACGAAGGGTTACTAGACCATCTGTTTGGCATCTCCAATTTGCAGATAGAAGTCCCTcgatatattatatttaacgAGATGAGTACTCcaggaggggagaaaaaaacacaggaGAAACAACACAACGACGATGTACTAAAAAACATGATGGTGAGAATAAAACTGAAGAATTCGGTAGATGTACTTTACAACGATATAAAGGATCTAAGTCCAAACCAAGTCGGGTTCTACCTTCACAACAAAGCTAGCGAAATACAAAAAACgtacaaagaaaaagacaCACTGAAGGATATAGAAGAaatcaataattttttgaaaaaaattaaagtaaaGCATTATGAACACAATTCCTTGTCGACTCATGTGAACCTCGCTTCCTTCATCCTCACCAcaatgaagaaggaagaaaatttcaatAAACTCAAATTAGAAGACGAAATAATTCAGCTGAATAACACATCCAATAGGACCACTCTACATAAAATAGTCCAACAGATTCAACATCTTATATACTCAAATATAGACATATTTGAAGTGTATCGGCTTTTGTGTCTCTTTTCTGTGGTGACAAATGGGTTCGGTGAGACCTACACCAATGAACTAAAAAAAGACATTATTGAGAATTATGGCATAAAAGAACTGAGtcgtataaataaattacatatgTGTAGCATTTTAAAATCTCAATCGAAGCAGAAATTTATTTGGAGCCATCTCAGAAACCATTTTAATTTACTGTCAAATGAGCAGAACGATATTTCGTACGTTTGTAATGGGTACGCTCCTCTCTCCGTGAGGCTAATAGAATACATGGGCATATTAAAGAACAACATGCAAGCTTTCCCTGaaatttttaaccttttgAGCGGACCTACTCTCGACATTGTGCAGAATGCCGTTGGGTATGGCAAATTTGGCGTGGACACGGGGAAGAAGGCACCTTGGGGGGCAGATGAAGATGTGGAGGGGCAGAAGGACGTCGTGCTGCTGTTCTATGTGGGCGGCATTTCCTACGCGGAGATCGCCGCCATCCGCAACTTGAACAGGCACAGCCGGGCCTACCACTACTTGATATTCACCACGGAGGTCATCAGCTCCAGGCGCCTTCTCCAAGGACTCGCAGCGCCCTAG
- a CDS encoding hypothetical protein (putative), with amino-acid sequence MQSIKEGYAFFILYLSHILWASYLVWAFVFDDFLNVLSFPFPSKYWAAIIPCAIIFTSFCFILFTIIYSFVKTEPPTSMHLVEGYMEICKNGDVHSVFEEKMTESSLNRMNDLRIEQLNKLFYDTSLYFE; translated from the exons ATGCAGTCCATTAAGGAGGGCTAcgcttttttcattctctACCTATCGCACATCCTTTGGG CGTCGTATTTAGTCTGGGCTTTCGTATTCGATGACTTCTTGAACGTCTTGTCCTTCCCGTTCCCCTCCAA GTACTGGGCGGCCATCATCCCGTGTGCTATCATCTTcacctccttctgcttcattttgtttaccATTATTTACTCATTCGTGAAGACAGAACCTCCGACCTCGATGCACCTTGTAGAAGGTTACAtggaaatttgcaaaaatgggg ATGTTCATTCCGTTttcgaggaaaaaatgacagaaaGCTCCCTAAATCGTATGAATGACTTAAGGATTGAACAGCTGAACAAACTGTTTTACGATACGTCCCTTTACTTTGAGTAG
- a CDS encoding hypothetical protein (putative): MRCTHYKKPYNLLLYLNTFLRELTCNKKDAVDRLLKSFNRKRFNNKNNKGMRNNFKADLYRVVIHTGGILSFKLLKNNNEIGKKTYYMNEELLHLEINNILGKNYPLKYIFYMNQEVRDFQRVVMPLELRSDKPITCGMVLDFDYMGHSFEMNEQRPMKLVDLVVMLDKICELLRENCTVIYVHYAGGCTHQGEANHACAANYACAANHACAANHACAANYACAANYACAANYACAAELILPHSRRTAKDTVNAHRGHACRHRKAYGYLFDDLESTLKLFEERNIKVVIRTSESAEETDAAKGAGGADTSHSSSLSRSSSSSSSSLSPRLPRLPHSPHWSHLPHRSHPSTIAHASRKKKKNSIMKDIEQLFENPYVDNVILLCNDVDVISYCYHIRHKINYKNGEACMKEAYTFRFMKPILIYSFLNNLPIKNGKIYPHLKLDRFCYMTFIITTYLLRCQGRNLQKVATESDFNVAL, encoded by the coding sequence ATGCGGTGCACGCATTATAAAAAGCCATACAACTTATTGCTGTACCTGAACACCTTCTTAAGAGAGCTGACttgtaacaaaaaagatGCAGTGGATCGTTTATTAAAGTCATTTAATCGGAAACGATTTAATAATAAGAACAACAAAGGCATGCGAAATAATTTCAAGGCAGACTTGTACAGGGTAGTGATACATACGGGGGGCATCCTTTCCTTTAAAttgctaaaaaataacaacgagattgggaaaaaaacatactaCATGAATGAGGAGTTACTGCACTTagaaattaataatattttaggGAAGAACTACCCCTtgaagtacattttttatatgaatcaGGAGGTGCGTGATTTTCAGAGAGTGGTTATGCCTTTGGAATTGAGAAGCGATAAACCCATTACATGTGGTATGGTACTTGATTTTGACTACATGGGTCATTCCTTCGAAATGAATGAACAGAGGCCCATGAAGCTGGTGGACTTGGTTGTGATGCTAGATAAGATTTGCGAGCTCCTTCGCGAGAACTGCACCGTGATTTATGTGCACTACGCGGGGGGGTGCACCCACCAGGGGGAGGCAAACCATGCGTGCGCGGCAAACTATGCGTGTGCGGCAAACCATGCGTGTGCGGCAAACCATGCATGTGCGGCAAACTATGCATGTGCGGCAAACTATGCATGTGCGGCAAACTATGCATGTGCGGCTGAGTTGATTCTCCCGCACTCGCGACGCACAGCCAAGGACACGGTCAACGCGCACCGGGGGCATGCATGCAGGCACAGAAAGGCATACGGCTACCTCTTCGACGACCTGGAGAGCACGCTCAAGTTGTTCGAGGAGAGAAACATAAAGGTGGTGATTAGGACGAGCGAGTCGGCGGAGGAGACCGATGCGGCGAAAGGGGCAGGAGGGGCAGATACATCGCATTCGTCGAGTTTGTCCCGTTCGTCCAGTTCGTCCAGTTCGTCTCTTTCGCCCCGTTTGCCCCGTTTGCCCCATTCGCCGCATTGGTCGCACTTGCCGCACAGGTCGCACCCCTCGACTATCGCGCATGCGTCgcgcaagaaaaaaaaaaactcaataATGAAGGACATCGAGCAGTTATTTGAAAACCCCTACGTCGACAATGTCATTCTCCTGTGCAATGACGTGGATGTAATATCCTATTGCTACCATATTCGCcacaaaattaattacaaaaatggagaagcatGCATGAAGGAGGCATACACCTTTCGATTCATGAAACCAATTCTAATATATTCCTTCTTAAATAATTTGccaattaaaaatggaaaaatatatcctcATCTAAAGCTGGACAGGTTTTGCTACATGACCTTTATCATTACAACGTATCTCTTAAGGTGTCAAGGTAGGAATCTCCAGAAGGTAGCCACAGAAAGCGATTTTAATGTAGCCCTG